The Hugenholtzia roseola DSM 9546 genomic sequence AGACTTGCAAGGAAAACAAAATCCCCGTAGCGATTAGCATGGGCGGCGGCTATTCTGAAAAAATTGCCGACATCATAGAAGCGCACGCCAATACGTTCCGCTTGGCGCAAGAGATTTATTTTTGAGCTATCCCCCCCTCTGTGGTAGTAAAGTTAAATTCCAAAATTATCATGCTAAAAAATAACCCAAATGTTAGGCATATTCTGCTCCTCTTTCTTATCAATGGGGCAAATCTCAAATAGCACGTATAAAAAGGGTAGAAAAATTTAGTAGTCTTTAAAAAAATTGTATCTTCACGGTCTAATTAGCTTACAAAATCTTTTATGGAAGACGAAAAACCTAATCAAAAAGAACAAAATCTTTACGATAAAATTTTAAAGGAAAATATCTTAGCCTATATCTTGCAATTTTCAGAAAGACAGTTAGGTTTTCACATCAAAAAACACGCTTTATTAAAAGATAAACTACAAACTACCTTAGAACGCGAGGCTGATTTTTTAGTCCTTATCACCACCCAAGACGAAAAAGAGTTTATCCTACAATTAGAATTTCAAGCAAGAGATGAGCCGAATATGGTACTTCGCATGCAAGAATATCATGCTATCTTACAAAAGAAGTATCAAAAACCTATTGTTCAAATTGTTTATTACTTAGGCGAAACGCCCAGCAATATGCGCTCTGCCCTTGCGCCTTCAGAAATTTTTACAGGCTTTCAATTAAAATCTTTCAGAGATTATTCCTATAAAGAATTTATCGAATCTAAAAATGCCGAAGAAGTCATTATGGCAGTTTTGGCAGATTTTGGGAGAGAAAAGCAGGAAGAAGTCATCAGTAAAATTTTATTTCGCCTTTCGCAACTAAAAACCGATATTACTGCGTTAAATAAGTATGTCAAGCAGTTGCTTGTTTTGGCGCGTTTGCGCAATAAACTTCCAAAAATCATTCAAAATCAATTAGGCAATATGGGAACAATAGGATATGACATCGAAAAAGATGACCTTTATTTACAGGGTTTGCAAAAGGGCAAACTCGAAGGAAAACTCGAAGGAAAGCTCGAAGGAAAGCTCGAAGGCGAACGCGCGGGTGAGTTAAAAGCTCGCCGTGAATTAGCGATTTCTTGCTTACAAGATGGACTTTCTGTTGAGAAAACCGCCAAACTCACGAAGCTATCCAGCGAGGAAGTTCGCAAATTGAGCAAAGAATTGTAACGCTATTAGTGATATTCGGCTGTTGTTTGTGCAGGATAGTCGGAGGAAAAGACAACAAAGACTATATTATTGCTTCAAAAGTAGCATTTTTTGATATTTTTACAGCGTCTTACAACGCAAATCCAAGATTTGCCCCCACTGATAAGTTGTAGTGGCAGGCTACGCCTAAGAGGGTGAATGACATTTACAAATTCTTGGTCTTACTTTTTGGATATGAACTTTATAGGATTTCTTTTTGTTAGCAAAATGGGCTTTCTATGGAGTTCCTTTTTTTATTTATAACCTTAAAAAATAGTATTATGACATTTGACAAAAATTCACACTCTGTTCAAATGGTGTTTGCAAAAGATTACAAATGCCCATCTATTAACCATGTGTTTCCTAAGGGGAGTTCTGTCGAAATTATAGATGTTGAGCCTACTGATTTGTCTTTTGGCTCGTATTACAAAGCAGTGTTGCCTCATAAAATTGGAGAAGTTTATAGCGTTCTTGTTCCAAGAAATTATTTTAGCACAAATATGCTTTTTTTAAAGAGCCATGCTTGCCCTTCACTTGACTACATTTTCGACAAAGGACAAAAGGTACACGTTATACGCTTTTCTGAAAATTATTGCTTAGTCCATTTAGATTATAAAATTGGGGATGTAGCTTACGTTCAGGTTCCAAAAGACTTGCTCAAATAATCAATGCTAATTTTTTGCAGTCACTTACTTTGTTTAAGTGGCTGTTTTTTTTATTGGGACATACAAAAAGTCACTACGCTCCTGCTTGTGTCGCCACAAGCAATTAGAACAACTAATCCTACTATATCCCTATTTATTCTTTTCTAAAAGTTTGATTTTTTCCTCTAAAAAAGTTATTTTTTCTAATAGATGTTCATTTTGCAGGCGCAACTTTTCGTTTTCATGCGCTAAAGCTATATCGGAATAAATATGATTATTTTGACCACTTAAAAAGTTATTATGGTTACTATTAACGAGGTGATTTTTTTCTCCCCAGCCTACAAGTTGTTCAGGTGTGAGGTCTAACTCTTTGCTTATCAGTTCCAAACGCGAATAAGATAGGTCGGTTTCACCGCGCTCGATGTTGCCATAGCCTTGCACTGACATATTGAGCAGTGTCGCCATATCTGCCTGCGAGAAGCCTTTGCGCTCTCTAAAAAAGCGTATTTTTTCGCCAATGGTCATAAACATATACAGTCAAATTGTATTTTTGTAAAGTTATTCTCTATTTACAAAGGTACGTTTTTTCACGAACTTTGCAAAACCAAAACAAGATTTTTTTTCTTTGTTTCGGTCGCGTATGCTGAAAAGCGAATAGAGTAGGCGGTAAACTTAGAATTTGTAAAGTTAGTAAAAATCTCTATTTTTGTGTATCTTTACAAGTTTTAGGAGAAATTGGTATCTCTTTATGAAAAAGACGAAATATCTGTTACTAACCACATTTTTGACTGCCTTAGTATTTAGTTTGTTCTCTATTGTACGAGAGAGTGTTGGGCAGTCGCCAATACCTTCTAACTACAATGGGACTGTTAAGCCCTGCGGAAAAGGTAATAAAGGTTCAAAATGTGGGGCACCTGGAGCATTTAAAAATTGTTATCGTTCAGGAGGAGATTGTAAAGGTGCAGGTGGTCTCGGGCATGAAGAACTTGATTTAGATTAAACAAAACTAAATTTAGTAACATATAATATCTAGATATTATATGTTACTAAAAACTAAAATTATATGAAACAAATACTAACAATTTTCTTTTTATTATTGTGGATTTGCGCCTGCCAAACTTCTGAGGAAGCGAGTTTGAGTCATACCTTGCACCCTATTGATACGGTGGATATTGCTTTGGATAGCCTAAGCGCGTTAAGTGGTTTTGATTTTGTCGTGCCAGAGAGCGATTCTCTGCCCTATCTCAATACCTATAACACAAAATTACATGCTTTTGAAACTTATAGCATAACTGAAAAAAAATTGATAAAACGCACTTTTTTAGCAAAAGAAGGGCAAAACGCAATCTTGCCTGTTTCAGATTGGTACTTTCACACACAGGATTCTATCTTTTGCCTCAATGAGATGCTGCCTTACCTTTTTTTATTAGATGGTGAAGGGAAAATCAGGAACAAATGGGATTTGACCGCCCAACTTCAAGTTGCCCCAGATGATGCTTATACGATAGCAGGCTCTGAAAGTGTTACAAATAATTTGTATTATGACAAAAACAATAAAACCTTATATTTTTTTATACTATCAGATACAAAAGAGTTTCAAGAATTTTATAAAAGCTATATACAAGCATCTTTTCAAATAGAATCAAAAAAATTAACATTTCAAAAATATCCTCCCAAACACTATCAAGAAAGTTGCTGTTATCCCATTGATGCTTATGACTTTATTAAAAAGGGAGATAGCCTGATTTATGCTTTTGCTTTCTCTAATAGTATTGAAATAAAAACTCAAAAAAAAGAAAACATAAAACCTTTTTTTATTTCGAATGAAACTATAAAAAAACCTATTTTTAATACAGAAGTACAAACTATGTTTAATTTTTTAATTGAAACCCCTTATGGACGAGGACTTTGGTACGACAAGCAAAACAAACGCTTTTATCGAGCCGTCAAACATAAGCAACCTCTCAAAAATGCAACAGGAAAACTGAACGGCTATGCAGACGCTGCTTTCGCTTTACTGATTGGTGATGAAAACTTTAACAAGATTGCCCAAGTAGAATTTCCTGAAAAGTCTTACGATTTGCACAGTTCTTTTACTTACCAAGGCAACTTTTGGATAGCTCTGTATAGTGAGATTGTTGAACGTGAAGGAACTATGCGTTTTGTTATTTTTCAAACTATAAAAAAATAATACTATGTTAAAAAAACAATTTATATATTTTTTATTTTTTATTTTTATTATATCTTGTATTAATAATGATATAATATATAAATATGAAAAAGACTTTTTTTTGTTAATGAATAATGAATATAAAATCAATATAAACGATTTAAATAATCATTATGTTCTAATATTAGGTAACAATAGTTGTAATTCTTGCAAAGAAGAAGTACTTCTTTTTTATGAAAAAAAATTAAAATTATTATTAAATAATGAAAAAGTTTTAATTTTAATAAATTATAGCCCTGCTAAAAGTATGATTAGCGAAAATATACGCTTGATTGAAGACCAAGAAGGCATATTACAGGAGTATGAAATAAATGCTTATAATCCTCAAATATTATTTTTAAAAAATAACAAAGTAATTTTTCATTCTTATATAGAGAAAAATAACTTTATAATTATAGAAAAATTTATTCAAACTAATTTATCTAATCACTAATCTCTTCTCTTTATGATGCGTCTCTCTTTTTGCCTCTTTGCAGTTTGCTTTTTTTGGCTAACGGCTGCCCATGCACAAGATTCTATTCCTACCAACTTATATTATCAAAATGAAAAAATTACGCTTTCTTTTTTTCATTTTTTACCAAATGATTTCAAAGTAGGATACGATATAAATAAAGAATCAAAACTTTATTTATTAAACAAAAACAACTTGATAACAGACGAACTGTCTCTTCCCTTTTTTCCACAAGACCTCATTCCCACCGATAGCAACGCTTTTGTCCTGCGCAACCTACAAAGTGGATATCTTGTCGAAATCCAAGATGAAAAACTAAAAGTAATTGATAAAATAAAATCATTTGCTCTTGAAGAAGAAAACGTCTCATGTTATATGCCTATTTACACTGCATTTGGAGTAGTGGCACACGACCTTGCTAAAAATCCGCGTTTTTTTCTCAAAGATAGAACAAGCAAAACGCATTATCTCTTTACAAAAGAAGGTAAAAAAGCCAAAGGCAGCTATAATTTCGCGGTGTGGCGTGAAAACTTTTGTGCTTTTTTTTCCGACGAATGGATAGGCTATGACTTATCGAGTCAAAAGCAAACTTTTCGCTACTTTCTGCCAAAGGAAAAAAACGCAAATTGGCGTTATGTATTTGACTATGTATTGAAAAAACACTATTTTGTGTACGAAAAAAAGATAAGTAAAAAAGCAAGTAGCTTTTTTCTGTATCAGTACGACGGCAAAAAAACGCTTCGTTTTGTGGCAACACTGCAAGATTTTCCCTATCATATTTACGATAACAATTTGCATTTTATTAAAAAATATGAAAATAAATGGGCGCATTTTGTTGTTGATATAAAATCTGATAAAACAAAACAAGCTGATATAGAATTATTTGAAGTAAAGTAGTTTTTATACACTTTATTTCCCTACGCCCTTGCCTGTGTCGCCAAGAGGAATTACATAGTCGTCTGCGAGGACACAGCATACAAATTTTTACGCAACTTTATTTTCTATTTATCGTATAAAAGTTCATTCTTTGACTAAAAAACGATAAATCTTATGGTAACCTTCTTGCTTTATCCTTATACCACTACGCCCGAAATCTTTTTGGAGCGCATCAAAGAAATAGGGCTTGGGTTTGGTTGGAAACTTTCAGACGAAAGCCCGAATCACCTTGTTTTTATCAAAAAAGGAAATATGAACACATTTTGGTCGCAAAAAATAGAAATTGCCTGCGTGCAAAGCGGTTTTGCGAATATATCAACTACTGTTCAAAATCCTTTACATAGTGGAATGGGTGGCATTTCAGACGAGCCAACGAAAGACCTTATCGAGAGTTATCAAAAAAGATTTATTTTATAGAATATAAAAATTATATAATTTTCATACCAAAATGGGGACAAAAGACACTTGTCCCCATACCAAACAAGCGATTTTAGCACTTAAAGCAACGTTTCTTTGATAAGAATATAAATCCCCATCACGAGTACAAACCAACCGAAGGCAGGTTTTAGCTTTTTGCCTTCTATTTTTTGGGAAAGTGCCATGCCTGCAAATATGCCCACAATGGCAAAGGCGGAAAAGATAGCTAAGAAAGTCCAATCGATTTGCGTTTTGCCCAGCTCACCTGTAAAGCCTAAAAGGGATTTGGCGGCAATGATAACCAAAGAAGTGCCTACCGCCTGCTTCATAGAGAGTTTGGAAAGTACCACTAAGGCAGGAATTATCAGAAAGCCCCCACCTGCCCCCACCAAACCTGTGAGTACGCCCACAACACTTCCTTCTAATAAAATCAGGGGATAGTTAAATACCTGTTCGGTTTCTTCTATTTTTTCTGTATTGTTGTCTTTTTTAATCATACTATAAGAAGCCGCAATCATTAAAATTGCAAACAAAAGCATCAATAGAATATCGCGCGTAACCACAAAACTTCCTACCGAAAAGACCTCGTCAGGGATATTCGGTACAAGGTAAGCACGTGTCAGATAAACGGCAATAATGGAGGGAATCCCGAAAACTACCGCCGTCTTGACATTGACTAAGCCTTTTCGAAAATAGCCCACAGAGCCTACTGCGCTGGTCAGTCCGACGATAAAAAGCGAGTACGCCGTTGCGGTAGTGGCATCAATGTCGGCTAAATAGACCAAAACAGGAACGGTGAGAATACTTCCGCCTCCCCCGATAAGCCCCAAGGATATGCCAATGACGATAGCCAAAAGGTATGAAATTATGAGCATCATAGAGTTATTTTTTTTGAGTTTGACTGCAATTTGATTACAAAGGTAGGCAGTAGGCAGTAGGGAATTAGGAACAAATGTTACTTTTAGCGAAAAGCAAGCCCCTCGAAATGGGCTACGGCAAGGCAAAAGATAGCAGAAAATCTATTTTTCACACGCCCAAAAAGCTAAAAGAAGGTTTTGCCGCTATTCGCCTAATAAAATTTTGAAAAATTCATATTTTGTTCATGTCAGGATAAGCAACTTGTCCTTAAAAAATCTTATTTTTGAGAGAGATTTGCGTTTTTCATTTTCTATTCTAAAAGCATCAAAAAAATAGCCTTTCACCCCAAAACTGTTTTCAAATGTCTGCCAATGGGCTTCAAAATCATACCTACCTAAGCCAAAAGAAGATGCGAAACTTCTCTATCCTCCTCCTATTGTCTTTTTTTCTGGTGCTACAATCGCTAAAAGGGCAAGATTCGCTGCTGTATCAATTTTCGCTCGAAGATTTGCAAAGTGCGGAAGCAGGGGCTTTCATAACGACGGCTTCGAAAAGGGCAGAGCGCGTAGAAGATGCGCCCTCGGTGGTGTCGGTCATTTCGGCGGAAAATATCCGTATTTTTGGCGGAAACACACTTTTTGAGCTATTAGAGCGCGTCAGTAGCATTTACCTAACAGGCTCGGCACTGCTTCCCGACAATATGATTTCTATGCGCGGCGACGCAACGGTGCATTATAGCAACCGCATCTTGATTTTGATAGATGGCAGACCCTATCGCGACAATGCAGGCGGCGGGATTCGATTGGCATTTTTTCAGTTTTTCCCCCTTGAAAACATCGAGCGCATCGAAATTATACGCGGACCGGGGGCAGTTTTATATGGCAGCGGAGCTTACACAGGGGTTGTCAATGTCATTACCAAAAAAGAGAAGGCGCAAGCGACAGCCGTTTCCCTACGGGCAGGCGGCGATGGGCGCGTGCAAGGGGCAGTGCGTTTTTCTACTCCACTTCAAAAAAAGGGCAGCCTTTCTATCGGGGTGCAGGGTGCAAATGATAGGGGTTGGACTTTCAACGCCACAGACGGAATGGGGCTAAATCGCGACCTAAGACGCAGTACGCAAGGCGCAGGTCTGCACCTGAAAGCAGAGTATGACAACTTTCACCTTCATAGTTTTGCAGGCGTGGCAAATACAACGGCAATGTATTTTCCCGGTGCCTGGTCGAATTATACGCGCATCATAGGCAACGACACACTTCGGAATTTTTATAGCGATTTCCAAGCCATTCATTACAGCCTTTTTGCTGATGCAGGCTATACTTTCGCGCTTTCTAAAAAGTGGAAATTAAGCACCAATGTTACCTACAATGGTTTGCGCTTTGTAGAAACAGCAAAGGGCGCGGCAGACGACATTGCCATTACCCGTTCGGAAGATTGGATTTTTGAAGTGGCAAATTTTATAGAATTAGGTGAAAAAGGGACGCTAATTTGGGGCGGCTTGGCGCAGCGCATTTCGGGCAATCAGACCTTTCCTATCAGCCTAAGACGCGAAAAGACAGAGGAATTTCCATACGAAGCCGTCGGTTTTGGTAGCTATAATATCTTCGACTTCAATCTTGGGCGCAATCCTGCCCCTCCTTATATCATCGAACCCTATCGGGAAACGTGGTTTTCGGGCTACTTACAAACCGATTATCGCCTTTCTTCGCATTTTAAAATTGTTGTAGGGGGACAACTGAATAAAGCCGCGCAGGTTGCACTCGATTTTGTGCCGCGTCTTGCCCTTATTGCAAAGGCAAACGATTATGTGGGTGCAAAACTGTTGTACGGCGAAGCCTTCCGCGTAGGTGCGTCTTCCGAGCGTTTTATTCGCGTTAATTTTGTCTTTGGCAATCCGAATTTGCTACCCGAAAAAGTCAGGACTGCCGAATTTAGTCTTTATTACAACGACCCCAATCAATTTTCAAACCTCACCCTAACCTATTTCCAAAACCGCCAACGCAATATCATTACGCGCTCTTCGAAGGCTGCCCAAGACAACAACATTCCCGCCTTCGAATACTTCGACAATAGCACCCTACGCCGCTCACAAGGTTTTGAGTTGGAAATAAGCCTCAATCCTTTGGATAGGTTCAAGGTCATGGCGTATGCAAGTGTGATGGAAAGCCAAGATGAGGTTGTGATTCGTAGCAGCAACAATGCACAACAGCAAGACTCGATTATTCGCGTATCTAATTTGCAGGGCATGCCCCAGACGATGGCGAAAGTTGGCATTTCTTATACCGACCCGAAAGGTTTTTCTTTGGGAGTCTTTAATAGCTTTTTTACGGGCGTAGACATCTTACAAGCCACTCCGCAAGGCGTTGTGCCTATGCCACTTATCAATCCTGCCGCTACCTCTTTTCATTGGCTGACGGCACAAGTCCAACTTTCAGTAGGCGAACTGCTCACCCTGCCTAATTTAGTGGGCTTAGAAGCCACCTTTTATGGCGAAAACCTCCTCAATCAGCGCGTTATGAGCATCGAGCCGCAGCGCAACGTCAATACCCTACCTTCACGTGGAGGACGCAGGTTTTATGCAGGACTGCAATATCGTTTTTAACGATTTCTTTTTTCTAATACCGAAACGATGTCGGCAAGGGTTAGGTCTTGTGCAGCCAAAAGCACCAAGAAATGGTACAATAAATCGGCACTTTCTTCTTCAAATCGTAGCTTATCGCCTTTTACCGCCTCGATGACGCTTTCTACCGCCTCCTCGCCTACCTTCTGCGCAATTTTAGGAATCCCCTTTCTAAAAAGCGATACGGTGTAAGAAGTCGCCTCTGGATTGTCAATTTCTTTTTTTCGCTCCTGAATAAGATTTTCCAAGCGTTTCAAAAAGGCAAGTTCGGCACTCGAATCTTGATTGGGTTCATCAAAACAGGTATCACTGCCTGTATGACACACACCTCCCGTAGGATTTGCTTGGATAAGAAGGGTATCATTGTCGCAATCCAATTTATGCGAAACTACATGTAGAAAATTGCCAGAGGTTTCACCTTTCGTCCAAAGTCTATTTTTGGTACGGCTAAAAAAGGTAACGACCTTTTCGTCTAAGGTCTTCAAATAAGCGGCTTGGTTCATAAAGCCCAACATCAAGACTTTTTGCGTTTGTGCGTCTTGGACAACAACGGGGAGCAGTCCGCCTAATTTTTCGAAATCTGGCTGCATGAAATTGATTGGGGTAAAACGATAAAACAGAACGATAAAACAGAACGGTAAGACAAAATAAGAAGAAAGAAAAGGGCTTGAAGATTTAGAAAGGCGGCTCCTCGTCGAAATCATTTTTAGAAAAGGGGGCTGCATTGGGGTTGTTCGCCTTGCTGGGCAGCGCGTCCATGATGTCGGAAAAGCCGTCGTCTATGCCGCCGAAATCATCTTGGGCATATCCGCCGCCTGTGTCTTCCAAATCTTTAAACTTGACAAAACTCTTTTCGAAGCGCAAACGAATGGTATCGATAGAGCCGTGTCGGTTTTTGGCTACAATAACTTCGGCGACATTTTTGGTGCTTTCACCATTTTCAAATTCGGTAATTTCGTAGTATTCAGGGCGATAGAGAAAAAGCACCATATCGGCATCTTGTTCTATCGAACCCGATTCCCTTAAATCCGAAAGTTGCGGCTTTTTGTCGCCTCCGCGCGTTTCTACGGCACGCGAAAGCTGTGAGAGTGCCAAAACAGGCACGTTGAGTTCTTTGGCAAGCTGTTTTAAAGCTCGCGAAATGCTGGCAATTTCCTGCTCACGATTGCCCTGCTTGCTCGATTCGCCCGTCATGAGCTGCAAGTAGTCGATGATAATCAGGTCGATGCCGTGTTGGGCTTTGAGCCTGCGGCATTTTGCTCGCAATTCCAAAATAGAAATGGCAGGCGTGTCGTCTATAAAAAGTTTTGCCTGCGCCAAAGAGCCTGTTTTTTTCAGAAGCTGCTCCCATTCGTATTCCTGCAATTTGGCACTTCTCAATTTTTCACTCTCAATTTCGGCTTCCCCCGACATCATACGCAAGAGCAACTGTTCAGACGACATCTCCAAAGAAAAAATCGCAACCGAACGATGAAAAGGATTCATGGCAGCATTTCGCGCCGCCGAAAGGACAAAGGCAGTGTTGTGCGTTAGGGTAAAATCATTGGTCAGATACAAATGGTCGGGGCTGCCAATCTGAATACACTGCGTTTCTACCGTTTCTTTGTAGGCGACGGCAGTGATGTATTTGAAAAGTGGCATAGGCGACTTTCCTAAGGCTTTTCCTACGCGCAAGTCGAAAAGGGCTTCGGGAAGTTCGAAGTGCAAGCCGTCTTTTTCATACTTTGCCCAACCGCCCAAAGAGCGAATCAGAAAGAGCAAATCTTTGATAAAAGGCTGATTGTGTTCGGGTTCGAAAATCGGATATACGCCCTGCGATTTGTCTTGTGCAAACTGACTTTGCGGATAACCCTGCTCCAAAATGCCCTCTAAAAGTTCCAATCGCTGCTCCAAACTACCCCAAAGGTAGGATTCTGGAATGGAAATAGGTAAGTTTTCAAATTCATTGAACAATTCCTTCAACTGACTGCGCAAAGGTTCAAGTGGCACTAAGTCTTTTTCTACAAGATGGCGCAAGTTGCGATTAGAGAGCAAAAAGCCCACGCCATAGGGCGGAAAATCGTATGTTTTTGGCTCAAATTGAAGCGGTTGCACAAGGGGAATGTAGTGATTGGGCGTGCCGTCGGGCAGATAGAGCGTATCTAAAATTTCGGCTAAGGAGCGTACTTTGCCGATACCGACCTTATCTGAACCCAAGTTTGTATCTGAATTTGTATCTGAATTTGTGCCTAATATGTGGGCATCAAGTTCTGCCTGTGCATCAAGTTCTGCCTGCATTGCCG encodes the following:
- a CDS encoding helix-turn-helix domain-containing protein is translated as MFMTIGEKIRFFRERKGFSQADMATLLNMSVQGYGNIERGETDLSYSRLELISKELDLTPEQLVGWGEKNHLVNSNHNNFLSGQNNHIYSDIALAHENEKLRLQNEHLLEKITFLEEKIKLLEKNK
- a CDS encoding DUF4221 family protein, whose product is MKQILTIFFLLLWICACQTSEEASLSHTLHPIDTVDIALDSLSALSGFDFVVPESDSLPYLNTYNTKLHAFETYSITEKKLIKRTFLAKEGQNAILPVSDWYFHTQDSIFCLNEMLPYLFLLDGEGKIRNKWDLTAQLQVAPDDAYTIAGSESVTNNLYYDKNNKTLYFFILSDTKEFQEFYKSYIQASFQIESKKLTFQKYPPKHYQESCCYPIDAYDFIKKGDSLIYAFAFSNSIEIKTQKKENIKPFFISNETIKKPIFNTEVQTMFNFLIETPYGRGLWYDKQNKRFYRAVKHKQPLKNATGKLNGYADAAFALLIGDENFNKIAQVEFPEKSYDLHSSFTYQGNFWIALYSEIVEREGTMRFVIFQTIKK
- a CDS encoding sulfite exporter TauE/SafE family protein; the encoded protein is MMLIISYLLAIVIGISLGLIGGGGSILTVPVLVYLADIDATTATAYSLFIVGLTSAVGSVGYFRKGLVNVKTAVVFGIPSIIAVYLTRAYLVPNIPDEVFSVGSFVVTRDILLMLLFAILMIAASYSMIKKDNNTEKIEETEQVFNYPLILLEGSVVGVLTGLVGAGGGFLIIPALVVLSKLSMKQAVGTSLVIIAAKSLLGFTGELGKTQIDWTFLAIFSAFAIVGIFAGMALSQKIEGKKLKPAFGWFVLVMGIYILIKETLL
- a CDS encoding TonB-dependent receptor plug domain-containing protein, yielding MSANGLQNHTYLSQKKMRNFSILLLLSFFLVLQSLKGQDSLLYQFSLEDLQSAEAGAFITTASKRAERVEDAPSVVSVISAENIRIFGGNTLFELLERVSSIYLTGSALLPDNMISMRGDATVHYSNRILILIDGRPYRDNAGGGIRLAFFQFFPLENIERIEIIRGPGAVLYGSGAYTGVVNVITKKEKAQATAVSLRAGGDGRVQGAVRFSTPLQKKGSLSIGVQGANDRGWTFNATDGMGLNRDLRRSTQGAGLHLKAEYDNFHLHSFAGVANTTAMYFPGAWSNYTRIIGNDTLRNFYSDFQAIHYSLFADAGYTFALSKKWKLSTNVTYNGLRFVETAKGAADDIAITRSEDWIFEVANFIELGEKGTLIWGGLAQRISGNQTFPISLRREKTEEFPYEAVGFGSYNIFDFNLGRNPAPPYIIEPYRETWFSGYLQTDYRLSSHFKIVVGGQLNKAAQVALDFVPRLALIAKANDYVGAKLLYGEAFRVGASSERFIRVNFVFGNPNLLPEKVRTAEFSLYYNDPNQFSNLTLTYFQNRQRNIITRSSKAAQDNNIPAFEYFDNSTLRRSQGFELEISLNPLDRFKVMAYASVMESQDEVVIRSSNNAQQQDSIIRVSNLQGMPQTMAKVGISYTDPKGFSLGVFNSFFTGVDILQATPQGVVPMPLINPAATSFHWLTAQVQLSVGELLTLPNLVGLEATFYGENLLNQRVMSIEPQRNVNTLPSRGGRRFYAGLQYRF
- the hisIE gene encoding bifunctional phosphoribosyl-AMP cyclohydrolase/phosphoribosyl-ATP diphosphatase HisIE, producing MQPDFEKLGGLLPVVVQDAQTQKVLMLGFMNQAAYLKTLDEKVVTFFSRTKNRLWTKGETSGNFLHVVSHKLDCDNDTLLIQANPTGGVCHTGSDTCFDEPNQDSSAELAFLKRLENLIQERKKEIDNPEATSYTVSLFRKGIPKIAQKVGEEAVESVIEAVKGDKLRFEEESADLLYHFLVLLAAQDLTLADIVSVLEKRNR
- the dnaB gene encoding replicative DNA helicase, which encodes MSKEPENNGYYSSRQDSRVRKISLQSTDARMPPQATDIEKAVLGALMLEREAIGEVEEFLRAKHFYEPAYATIYQAILNLSAKGNPIDIFTVCEELKRLGELEKIGGVATVAALTAEVNSSANVQYHAQIILEKAIKRELHSISNKIGQESLDDLVDVFDLLDSAQQHLFDLAEATIRKKAADMQSVFTKTIKEIAEKRKNKDGLTGVASGFTNLDRLTSGWQPSDLVIIAARPAMGKAQPLDALLLTAKGWKKMGDLTVEDRIAGSDGVFYPLVGIFPQGKKDVYEVFFDDGTSATCCLEHLWFSAMQAELDAQAELDAHILGTNSDTNSDTNLGSDKVGIGKVRSLAEILDTLYLPDGTPNHYIPLVQPLQFEPKTYDFPPYGVGFLLSNRNLRHLVEKDLVPLEPLRSQLKELFNEFENLPISIPESYLWGSLEQRLELLEGILEQGYPQSQFAQDKSQGVYPIFEPEHNQPFIKDLLFLIRSLGGWAKYEKDGLHFELPEALFDLRVGKALGKSPMPLFKYITAVAYKETVETQCIQIGSPDHLYLTNDFTLTHNTAFVLSAARNAAMNPFHRSVAIFSLEMSSEQLLLRMMSGEAEIESEKLRSAKLQEYEWEQLLKKTGSLAQAKLFIDDTPAISILELRAKCRRLKAQHGIDLIIIDYLQLMTGESSKQGNREQEIASISRALKQLAKELNVPVLALSQLSRAVETRGGDKKPQLSDLRESGSIEQDADMVLFLYRPEYYEITEFENGESTKNVAEVIVAKNRHGSIDTIRLRFEKSFVKFKDLEDTGGGYAQDDFGGIDDGFSDIMDALPSKANNPNAAPFSKNDFDEEPPF